A section of the Cryobacterium soli genome encodes:
- a CDS encoding TetR/AcrR family transcriptional regulator, translated as MTTTPKASTDRNSSPVEPRPAGRRERSKHDKRARIHAAAAKLFAERGYSAVTTQDVADEADVAIGTLFRYATSKPELLTMVYNTTLRDGIARGMSTTEADGAITDQIMRLLGPLLDAGLQHRENLAVYQREILFGDPDGAFRGEALHLIDRLEASIATVLGHLAGPGAGPRLRPEVDVMLAARSIFSALHMEIIRTGLGREVAADLPGTLRAEIELLVRGLTLPDGQS; from the coding sequence ATGACCACCACGCCGAAAGCCAGCACCGACCGGAACTCCTCGCCCGTGGAGCCCCGACCGGCGGGTCGCCGTGAACGCAGCAAGCACGACAAGAGGGCGCGCATCCACGCCGCAGCGGCGAAGCTGTTCGCCGAGCGCGGCTATTCGGCCGTGACCACACAGGACGTCGCCGATGAGGCCGACGTAGCCATCGGCACCCTCTTCCGCTACGCCACCTCGAAGCCGGAACTGCTCACGATGGTCTACAACACAACACTGCGCGACGGCATCGCCCGGGGCATGTCCACCACCGAAGCTGACGGCGCCATCACCGACCAGATCATGCGGCTGCTCGGCCCCCTGCTCGATGCCGGCCTCCAACACCGGGAGAACCTTGCCGTCTATCAGCGCGAGATTCTCTTCGGCGACCCGGATGGCGCCTTCCGCGGCGAAGCGCTGCACCTGATCGACCGGCTGGAGGCATCCATCGCCACGGTTCTGGGCCACTTGGCGGGACCCGGCGCGGGACCCCGACTTCGCCCCGAAGTGGACGTGATGCTGGCCGCGCGAAGCATCTTCTCGGCCCTGCACATGGAGATCATTCGCACCGGGCTCGGTCGTGAGGTCGCGGCCGATCTCCCCGGCACTCTGCGGGCGGAGATAGAGCTTCTGGTGCGAGGACTCACCCTTCCCGACGGACAATCCTGA
- a CDS encoding ATP-dependent DNA ligase: MGTLSYDRVVVEFDDRILTHLQIVIVQKLRRGESFLFSWRNAMEVGDGRSSAWMNPAIPLYFKFTGGHTPSINPDWIAQLTRSANSSQGLVATSEERCVASGHSGGIDVSFAVKPATALPKSSIAAPE, encoded by the coding sequence ATGGGCACGCTGTCTTATGACCGGGTCGTCGTGGAATTCGACGACCGAATCCTGACGCACCTGCAGATCGTGATCGTGCAGAAGTTGCGCCGAGGCGAAAGCTTCCTGTTCTCCTGGCGAAACGCCATGGAAGTGGGTGACGGGCGCAGTTCGGCGTGGATGAATCCGGCGATCCCGTTGTACTTCAAGTTCACCGGCGGACACACCCCGAGCATCAACCCGGATTGGATCGCACAACTCACCCGTTCGGCGAACAGCTCCCAGGGGCTCGTCGCCACCAGCGAGGAGCGGTGCGTGGCATCCGGGCACTCAGGGGGAATCGATGTCTCGTTCGCGGTGAAGCCCGCGACGGCGCTGCCGAAGTCGTCGATAGCGGCCCCCGAATAG
- a CDS encoding HNH endonuclease signature motif containing protein yields MSSLAAIFAPDTVPEPARPVSETVPSALAAVPVLAEVRPEGPAGSLADVVAAVARWGSCSADYDALSDADALACQRDIARLSETVGTRQVWVAKTIAHRSRPELGQSGLAAQQGYLNPDGLIQKLTGSTKADARRLVDVGRMLADNEAAAAQAEAAAAAEAAAAAEAARRLLDELDGAGDADGSGGDPELTGLDGLDELDGLNGRNGLDGVGGPAIDPAQLPWHHKISEAVTCGALSVAAAHAIRTGLGDIDTVVTGPVLATAVDELLRDTRTLNVDQLLKRARRTRDSLDAAGIIVREQKAWDDRSLRVWTNPSGQVHLHGVFPPEQGAFVLSAYDSLTSPRRGGVRFVDPARAKWAQSVRDDPRSTEQIAADGFLALLKAGTEINPNRILGGRQPSVRIITHQTTPGEVPTPTPTAPGSGTHATTENPTSTANRTANPAATENPGRTGTPSDTGTTAPAGSSAFTGTDTPTGTSTPTWTFSTAATPIPAPHLNGPTRPDPIIPPGPTSHVNGQARPDPLIPPGSTSHVDGPARPDPVILPGSGLLLLRQPDEILAPLPDLTAHGYLEGNPAPLSQPTLDRLICDSGSLPITFSTDNQPLNLGRDVRLFTPAQRIALAARDGGCRWGDCDKPPAFTETHHIDHWLRDHGSTDIRHGILLCNPHHRLLHNQGWQIFENQGRYWLRPPATIDPGQTLIDMPSKTPHQH; encoded by the coding sequence ATGTCCAGCCTCGCAGCAATCTTCGCCCCCGACACCGTTCCGGAGCCGGCCCGTCCGGTCTCCGAGACGGTGCCGTCGGCGCTGGCTGCGGTGCCGGTTCTGGCCGAGGTTCGCCCGGAGGGCCCGGCGGGATCGCTGGCCGACGTGGTCGCCGCGGTCGCCCGCTGGGGGTCGTGCAGCGCAGATTATGACGCCCTGTCCGATGCGGATGCTCTCGCGTGCCAACGCGACATCGCCCGGCTCTCGGAGACGGTCGGAACCCGGCAGGTGTGGGTGGCGAAGACCATCGCGCACCGGTCCCGGCCGGAGTTGGGCCAGTCCGGTTTGGCGGCGCAGCAGGGGTATCTGAACCCGGACGGGTTGATCCAAAAGCTCACCGGGTCGACCAAGGCCGACGCGCGCCGGCTCGTGGACGTGGGCCGGATGCTCGCCGACAACGAGGCCGCCGCCGCACAGGCCGAAGCCGCCGCCGCAGCTGAGGCCGCCGCCGCAGCTGAGGCCGCCCGCAGGCTCCTGGACGAGCTCGACGGTGCTGGCGATGCTGATGGCTCCGGTGGCGACCCGGAGCTGACGGGGCTCGACGGCCTCGACGAGCTCGACGGCCTGAACGGCCGGAACGGGCTGGACGGAGTCGGTGGCCCGGCGATTGATCCGGCGCAGCTGCCGTGGCACCACAAGATCTCCGAGGCCGTGACCTGCGGGGCGTTGTCTGTGGCGGCCGCCCACGCGATCCGCACCGGGCTCGGTGACATCGATACCGTCGTGACGGGGCCGGTCCTCGCGACCGCCGTGGACGAGTTGCTCCGGGATACCCGCACCCTGAACGTGGATCAGTTGCTCAAACGGGCCCGCCGCACCCGGGACTCCCTCGACGCGGCCGGGATCATCGTGCGAGAACAAAAAGCGTGGGACGACCGCTCCCTGCGCGTGTGGACGAACCCGTCCGGCCAGGTGCACCTGCACGGGGTGTTCCCGCCCGAGCAGGGCGCGTTCGTCCTCTCCGCCTACGACAGCCTCACCAGTCCCCGCCGTGGCGGGGTGCGCTTTGTCGACCCGGCCCGCGCGAAGTGGGCCCAAAGCGTGCGCGATGACCCGCGCAGCACCGAGCAGATCGCCGCGGACGGTTTCCTCGCCCTCCTCAAAGCCGGCACCGAGATCAACCCCAACCGCATCCTCGGCGGCCGCCAACCCTCCGTCCGCATCATCACCCACCAGACCACCCCCGGAGAGGTGCCCACCCCGACGCCGACCGCCCCCGGCAGCGGCACCCATGCCACTACCGAGAACCCCACGAGCACCGCGAACCGCACCGCGAATCCTGCCGCCACCGAGAACCCCGGCCGCACCGGCACCCCTTCCGACACCGGAACCACTGCCCCCGCGGGGAGTTCAGCCTTCACCGGGACGGATACCCCCACCGGCACCTCAACACCCACGTGGACCTTCTCCACCGCAGCAACACCGATCCCGGCACCCCACCTGAACGGCCCAACACGGCCCGACCCGATCATCCCGCCGGGCCCGACGTCCCACGTCAACGGCCAAGCTCGGCCCGACCCGCTCATACCGCCGGGCTCGACGTCCCACGTCGACGGCCCGGCCCGTCCTGACCCGGTGATCCTGCCGGGGTCGGGACTCCTGCTGCTGCGGCAACCGGATGAGATCCTCGCACCCCTGCCCGACCTCACCGCGCACGGATACCTCGAGGGCAACCCCGCACCCCTGTCCCAACCCACCCTCGACCGGCTCATCTGCGACAGCGGCAGCCTGCCCATCACCTTCAGCACCGACAACCAACCCCTCAACCTCGGCCGAGACGTGCGCCTCTTCACCCCCGCCCAACGCATCGCCCTCGCCGCCCGCGACGGCGGCTGCCGCTGGGGCGACTGCGACAAACCACCCGCCTTCACCGAAACCCACCACATCGACCACTGGCTCCGCGACCACGGCAGCACCGACATCCGCCACGGCATCCTGCTCTGCAACCCCCACCACAGACTCCTGCACAACCAAGGCTGGCAAATCTTCGAAAACCAAGGCCGCTACTGGCTCCGCCCACCCGCCACCATCGACCCCGGACAAACCCTCATCGACATGCCCAGCAAAACACCCCACCAACACTGA
- a CDS encoding IS110 family transposase, with amino-acid sequence MTDNHQKIIIGVDTHKDFHHVAVISALGESLTDRKFDATPDGYAALIAWVTGQGDVLRAGVEGTGSYGAGLTARLRSAGIEVIDVLAPDKQERRLRGKTDQIDAYSAARAVLSKRATTVPKIRNGEVEAMRILRTSRRLVVKQRTEIMNQLHSLLVSAPETLRAKFAGLKAKDLAKACARLRELAGDDVVTAATKDAAKSLGRRHVELSLEADRFEESIRALVTAYAPELLAVYGVGPDVAATLLTVAGENVDRIGTESALAHLAGTAPIPASSGKTNRHRLNRGGNRQGNAAFHRIVLVRMKRHPETRAYVEKTLARGKTKRDTMRLLKRYLAREIFPILIAVQERHATTQIAA; translated from the coding sequence ATGACCGACAACCACCAAAAGATCATCATCGGCGTCGATACGCACAAGGATTTCCACCACGTCGCGGTGATCAGCGCACTGGGCGAATCCCTCACGGACCGTAAATTCGATGCCACCCCGGACGGATACGCGGCCCTGATCGCATGGGTCACCGGCCAGGGCGACGTGCTCCGCGCCGGTGTCGAGGGCACCGGCTCCTACGGTGCCGGCCTCACGGCGCGACTGCGCAGCGCAGGCATCGAGGTGATTGATGTGTTGGCGCCGGATAAGCAGGAACGCCGGTTGCGGGGCAAGACGGACCAGATCGACGCGTACTCTGCTGCCCGTGCTGTCTTGTCCAAGCGGGCCACGACGGTGCCGAAGATCCGGAACGGTGAGGTCGAAGCGATGCGGATCCTCCGCACGTCTCGGCGCCTGGTCGTCAAGCAGCGCACCGAGATCATGAACCAGCTGCACAGCCTGCTCGTCAGCGCCCCGGAAACTCTCCGCGCAAAGTTCGCCGGTCTCAAGGCCAAAGACCTCGCGAAAGCCTGCGCGCGCTTGCGGGAGCTGGCCGGCGATGATGTCGTCACCGCCGCGACGAAGGACGCCGCGAAGTCTTTGGGCCGCCGTCACGTTGAGTTGAGCCTTGAGGCTGACCGGTTCGAGGAGAGCATCCGCGCCCTCGTCACCGCTTACGCCCCGGAACTGCTCGCCGTTTATGGGGTTGGACCGGATGTTGCCGCGACGCTGCTGACCGTCGCGGGCGAGAACGTGGACCGGATCGGCACCGAATCCGCCCTCGCTCACTTGGCCGGGACCGCACCGATCCCGGCGTCGTCAGGGAAAACGAACCGGCACCGGCTCAACCGTGGCGGCAACCGGCAAGGCAACGCCGCGTTCCACCGCATTGTCCTGGTCCGTATGAAACGCCACCCCGAGACCCGCGCCTACGTCGAGAAGACCCTGGCGCGCGGCAAGACCAAACGCGACACCATGCGCCTCCTCAAGCGCTACCTCGCCCGAGAGATCTTCCCCATCCTCATCGCCGTCCAAGAACGCCACGCAACCACCCAAATCGCCGCTTGA
- a CDS encoding carbon-nitrogen hydrolase family protein → MVDALSTEELGVAVAQFAPGSDQEANLATMRSLAEIAVTRGARIVVFPEYSSFFETRLGDASVAAAEPLTGPFVVALGRLAIELGVHVVAGMLETTADADRVHNTLVAIDPAGKIVASYRKLHLYDAFGSRESDRVLAGPIEEPETFQVAGITVGLQTCYDVRFPEVTRRLVDAGAELVLVPAEWVRGPLKEQHWRTLLTARALENTIYLAAADHAPPSGVGASMVVDPMGVELVTIGETTDVAVGWISTTRLAEVRRINPALALRRFTVAPR, encoded by the coding sequence ATGGTGGATGCGCTGTCAACGGAAGAACTCGGAGTGGCCGTGGCGCAGTTCGCGCCGGGTTCCGACCAGGAAGCCAACCTGGCCACGATGCGCTCACTCGCCGAGATCGCAGTCACCCGGGGTGCGAGGATCGTGGTCTTTCCGGAGTACTCGTCGTTCTTCGAGACCCGGCTGGGCGATGCATCCGTTGCCGCCGCTGAACCTCTGACCGGACCGTTCGTTGTGGCGCTCGGCCGGCTCGCCATCGAGCTCGGTGTGCACGTCGTCGCCGGCATGCTGGAAACCACCGCGGACGCCGACCGGGTGCACAACACCCTCGTGGCGATTGACCCGGCCGGGAAGATCGTGGCGAGCTACCGCAAGCTGCACCTCTACGACGCCTTCGGCTCCCGCGAATCAGATCGGGTGCTTGCCGGACCCATTGAGGAGCCGGAGACCTTCCAGGTGGCCGGCATCACCGTTGGGCTGCAGACCTGTTACGACGTGAGATTTCCCGAGGTCACCCGGCGCCTCGTTGACGCCGGAGCCGAGCTGGTGCTCGTGCCGGCCGAGTGGGTGCGCGGGCCGCTCAAGGAGCAGCACTGGCGCACCCTCCTGACTGCGCGTGCGCTGGAGAACACGATCTACCTGGCGGCCGCCGACCATGCGCCACCCAGCGGCGTGGGCGCGAGCATGGTGGTCGACCCGATGGGTGTCGAACTGGTGACGATCGGTGAGACGACGGATGTGGCGGTCGGCTGGATCTCCACGACCCGGCTAGCCGAGGTGCGCCGCATCAACCCGGCTCTGGCCCTGCGCCGCTTCACCGTCGCCCCCCGCTGA
- a CDS encoding response regulator transcription factor: MKILVVEDDDQMGALIERGLQAEGYETARVSNGIDALIAISGDGFSLAAIDVMLPQMSGFEICRRIRESGSTMPVLLLTARDTVDDRVFGLDSGADDYLTKPFAFAELSARVRALLRRRSMGAPLTLEIGNLVLDSRDLRVTVAGRAVSMSPKEVALLRLLCSRAGTTVDRTTILEEIWNGTSHIDPNIVDQYISYLRRKIDTEAAGVRIVTVRGAGYAVELVE, encoded by the coding sequence ATGAAGATCTTGGTCGTAGAGGATGATGACCAGATGGGCGCCCTGATCGAACGGGGGCTCCAGGCCGAGGGATACGAAACCGCACGGGTATCCAACGGCATCGACGCACTCATCGCCATCTCGGGGGACGGTTTCAGCCTCGCGGCCATCGACGTGATGCTGCCCCAGATGTCGGGTTTCGAGATCTGCCGGCGCATCCGCGAATCGGGCAGCACCATGCCTGTACTGCTGCTCACCGCTCGGGACACCGTGGACGACCGGGTCTTCGGGCTCGACAGCGGCGCCGACGACTACCTCACCAAGCCATTCGCCTTCGCGGAGCTCTCCGCCCGAGTGCGCGCTCTGCTGCGGCGGCGTTCGATGGGCGCCCCGCTCACCCTGGAGATCGGCAACCTCGTGCTGGATTCCCGTGACCTTCGCGTGACCGTGGCCGGGCGGGCCGTCTCGATGAGCCCCAAGGAAGTCGCCCTATTGCGCCTGCTCTGCAGTCGCGCCGGCACCACGGTCGACCGCACCACGATCCTCGAGGAGATCTGGAACGGCACGAGCCACATCGACCCGAACATCGTCGACCAATACATCAGCTACCTCCGCCGCAAGATCGACACCGAGGCCGCCGGGGTGCGCATCGTCACCGTGCGCGGCGCGGGGTATGCGGTGGAGCTCGTCGAGTGA
- a CDS encoding sensor histidine kinase produces the protein MNRLRRIWLPALSIRARITVGSLLVATVLFSTAAFFFRLEVQSILTATNETMLRNDAEPLIGELAANPTDAIESPSEGQLLAIIDPDGVVRKSSLPRSLDRQITTLSDLGPDPQTVNTPAATYLVSATTVTVPSGDWLVIAARSQQAPTLLLDELTGVLTLGTLILTIGFGLASWLLTGAALRPVTRLREEAESLSATGSSARLRVPAGKDEVSRLARTLNDFIERLRRGVDREKQIVSDASHELRTPLAVLQAQLELAHLDSGDAPALERDIRDASATAGRLSRLATNLLELSKLESEQSPPETDWAGLVGEVTASVDRARIVREGHELDVVYRIDGDDPDGYYGISSTNMGQLLDNLISNAVTAMAGHGSVTVSLTRSGTGALIAVVDTGPGLPDEFIPLAFDRFSRPDSSRSSHSGGSGLGLAIVHAIVERAHGSVQLRNTGTGLAVEIRLPRHIR, from the coding sequence GTGAACCGGCTGCGCCGCATCTGGCTGCCCGCGCTCTCGATCAGGGCGCGAATCACCGTAGGCAGCCTGCTCGTCGCCACGGTCTTGTTCAGCACGGCCGCTTTCTTCTTCCGCCTCGAGGTGCAGTCCATCCTCACCGCGACGAACGAGACCATGCTGCGCAATGATGCGGAGCCGTTGATCGGCGAACTCGCCGCCAACCCCACCGACGCCATCGAGAGCCCCAGCGAGGGCCAGTTGCTGGCGATCATCGACCCCGACGGTGTCGTCCGCAAGTCGTCGCTGCCACGCAGCCTCGACCGGCAGATCACCACCCTGTCCGATCTGGGTCCCGACCCGCAGACGGTCAACACTCCCGCGGCCACCTATCTGGTCTCGGCGACCACGGTCACCGTGCCTTCGGGCGACTGGCTGGTCATCGCCGCCCGAAGCCAGCAGGCGCCCACGCTGCTGCTCGACGAGCTCACCGGGGTGCTGACCCTCGGCACCCTGATTCTCACCATCGGATTCGGGCTGGCCTCGTGGCTGCTCACCGGCGCCGCCTTACGCCCGGTGACCCGGCTTCGCGAGGAGGCGGAGAGCCTGAGCGCCACGGGGTCCTCGGCCCGGCTGCGCGTTCCGGCCGGCAAAGACGAGGTCAGCAGGCTCGCCCGCACCCTCAACGACTTCATCGAACGGCTCCGGCGCGGCGTCGACCGCGAGAAACAAATCGTGTCGGATGCGAGCCACGAGCTACGCACCCCGCTCGCGGTGCTCCAGGCGCAACTCGAACTGGCCCATCTGGATTCCGGCGACGCCCCGGCTCTCGAGCGTGACATTCGGGATGCGTCGGCCACCGCGGGCCGGCTCAGCCGGCTGGCGACCAACCTGCTCGAGTTGAGCAAGCTCGAGAGCGAGCAGTCACCGCCCGAAACGGACTGGGCCGGCCTCGTCGGCGAGGTCACGGCATCCGTCGACCGGGCCCGGATCGTGCGGGAAGGCCATGAGCTCGATGTCGTCTACCGCATCGACGGTGACGACCCCGACGGGTACTACGGCATCTCGAGCACCAATATGGGCCAACTGCTCGACAACCTGATCTCCAACGCGGTGACTGCCATGGCCGGCCACGGCAGCGTCACCGTCTCGCTCACGCGCTCGGGCACCGGCGCCCTCATCGCCGTCGTCGACACCGGGCCAGGCCTGCCCGACGAGTTCATCCCGCTCGCCTTCGACAGGTTCTCCCGACCCGACAGCTCCCGGTCCAGCCACTCGGGCGGTTCGGGGCTGGGCCTGGCGATCGTGCACGCCATCGTGGAACGCGCCCATGGCAGCGTGCAGCTCCGGAACACCGGCACCGGGCTGGCCGTCGAGATTCGGCTGCCGCGGCACATCCGCTGA
- a CDS encoding glycosyltransferase family 39 protein: protein MTTLLSSPRVEPTRLATTSSREFAGAAGLLGLFGFILSFAGSWIPSYWGDEAASVMSAERSLPSLFRVLGNIDAVHGGYYLFLHGWIEIFGASELATRLPSALAIGFATAGTVLLARMLVNTRVAVIAGVVFAVLPRVTYMGAEARSTALATMLAVWTFVLLVHIVRARAGAPLLRLAFWAAYALMVTLSAYMFLYTALLIPVHALTVALLSRRRRGALLAWAAAAAAGLLLASPVFYWGVGEREQISFLARRPTVSVLDAAVHQWFGTPALAGIAWALIAIGAVATFVPRFRARGRAPRAELLVVLAWAIVPSAVLLIGTQLITPMYSLRYLSICIPAAALAVAVGIAALRPRWTQVVAVLLVGALATPGYLAQRTDFAKDGGSDWRQVSDILRTEARPGDAVVFDESTKPSQRPRLAMHLYPAGFVGLDDVTLNRSYQDVDWLWDTTIPLAEATSRLAGTDRVWVLHNVGSRDTVSGTDIGVLQQLGFTVHSSLTVNPTILSELTR, encoded by the coding sequence GTGACGACACTACTGAGTTCTCCCCGCGTCGAGCCGACCCGGCTCGCGACCACATCGTCACGTGAATTCGCCGGTGCCGCCGGCCTGCTCGGCCTCTTCGGATTCATCCTGTCGTTCGCGGGCTCCTGGATCCCGTCGTATTGGGGTGACGAGGCGGCCAGTGTCATGTCGGCCGAGCGCTCCCTGCCGTCGCTGTTTCGGGTTCTGGGCAACATCGACGCCGTACACGGCGGCTATTACCTTTTCCTGCACGGCTGGATCGAGATTTTCGGCGCCTCCGAACTGGCCACCCGGCTCCCCAGCGCACTCGCCATCGGCTTCGCGACGGCCGGCACCGTGCTGCTGGCACGGATGCTCGTCAACACGCGAGTGGCCGTGATCGCCGGCGTGGTCTTCGCTGTGCTCCCCCGGGTTACCTACATGGGCGCTGAGGCACGCTCCACCGCCTTGGCCACGATGCTCGCAGTGTGGACTTTCGTGCTCCTCGTGCACATCGTGCGCGCTCGGGCCGGCGCCCCGCTGCTACGCCTGGCGTTCTGGGCGGCGTATGCGCTGATGGTCACCCTGAGCGCCTACATGTTCCTGTACACGGCCCTCTTGATTCCGGTGCACGCCCTCACCGTGGCTCTGCTCTCCCGACGCCGCCGCGGAGCACTGTTGGCCTGGGCGGCGGCCGCCGCCGCCGGGCTGCTGCTGGCCTCGCCGGTTTTCTACTGGGGAGTCGGCGAGCGCGAACAGATCTCGTTCCTCGCCCGGCGGCCGACCGTCAGTGTGCTCGACGCCGCCGTGCACCAGTGGTTCGGCACGCCGGCCCTTGCCGGCATCGCCTGGGCGCTCATCGCGATCGGGGCCGTGGCTACCTTCGTGCCCCGCTTCCGCGCCCGCGGTCGGGCACCGCGGGCCGAACTTCTCGTGGTGCTCGCCTGGGCCATTGTGCCCAGCGCCGTGCTGCTCATCGGCACCCAGCTGATCACACCGATGTACTCGCTGCGTTACCTGTCGATCTGCATTCCCGCGGCGGCCCTGGCCGTGGCCGTGGGCATCGCCGCACTGCGTCCACGGTGGACCCAGGTCGTCGCCGTGCTCCTGGTCGGCGCCCTCGCCACGCCCGGCTACCTCGCTCAGCGCACCGACTTCGCGAAAGACGGGGGCAGCGATTGGCGGCAGGTATCCGACATCCTGCGCACCGAGGCCCGCCCCGGTGACGCCGTGGTGTTCGACGAGAGCACCAAGCCGTCGCAGCGCCCGCGGCTGGCGATGCACCTCTACCCGGCCGGCTTCGTCGGGCTGGATGACGTGACGCTCAACCGGTCGTATCAGGACGTCGATTGGCTGTGGGACACCACGATCCCGCTCGCCGAAGCCACCTCGAGGCTCGCCGGCACCGACCGGGTCTGGGTACTGCACAACGTCGGCAGTCGGGACACAGTGTCGGGCACGGATATCGGCGTGCTGCAGCAGCTGGGCTTCACCGTGCACTCCTCACTCACCGTCAACCCCACGATCCTTTCCGAACTGACAAGGTAG